tttgattaaaattaattacagaccctaAAACTAATTCAATTAGAAATTTTAATCGAGTCCAAGCACCagttaaagtgttttaattatgcttaaaaaccaacatttctGATCATTAGCGTGATGTCAGGAGCTACCAGGGACATTTTATCCAGGAACCactggaggaggaagatgataTAAATACTCCACTTTGTACAAATGAGAAACTTTAGcttgtttattaaaatcaaaacagtaGTTTGTTGTAAAATCATTTCAATGAATCAACACAAGCCCAGAGTTACTGTGATAAAAGCGTAGatgaagaaaaccttttataatttttagttttgatatCTTGTGCTCGTAATGTGGCTCAGCTCTGTTGCTCATCTGATCGACCTTTTCCTCCTAGAGACAACGTGTTCAACATCATCGGAGCTTTTGACGTTCCCAGATACATTTACAGTGTGGAGAGGAAGAAATTTGTGCCGTGAGTTTTTCACCTCGGCttgttttgtgttgctgctgccaGAGGAAAAGttcttcctctgtgtttcttttgtgCAGGATCAGCATGACGGGCCACCCGGCGCCCGGCCTGTGCGGTTTGGCCAGAGATAAAGCTGAGCTCTTCAGGGAGCGCTACACCGTCTTACAGCAGGTCGGTCACATCCCAGTCATAACCGTAACGCTGCTGTTTGGTGTTTTAAcctaaatgtgatttttattttttgtttttaagcgtACGCATCGCCATGAGCTGTTCACGCCGCCGGCCATCGGAGCTGCTGTGGTGGAAGGTCAAAACAAGTTTCAGGTGCAGAATCTTCATAAATCTGGATAAGATAAAAATGATTCATGGCCTCAATTCATAACGCATTAGTTGATTTCTGCAGCTGAGGACGATTGAAGCGTTGCTCGGCAGCACAGCTAAACTGGGAGAGGTGATCGTACTGGGAATGATCACACAGCTGAAAGAGGTGAGCCGCAGGAGAGTCTAAACTTTCTGACATCTTCCTCCTTCTGCATGGGattaaaagttgctttaaaaacattgagGAGCATTTAAAATcatctgttcttttttaaaGGGTAAATTTTACCTGGAGGACCCGAGTGGGACAGTACAGCTGGACATGTCCAAAGCAATATCCTTTGATCGATTTCAGTTTGCCtacagatttaatattttaaacggCATCAGGTGGATTTTTTCCTTAGCTGCTGTTTCACCAGTTTCATAGTGGTCTGTACACAGAGTCCTGCTTTGTGCTGGCAGAAGGTAAgattcattttacattatttctACTCCTGTAGTCCCCAAAATAAGCCTGGATATTGAAGGAAATGTGTTGAAAGATGCTTCATAAgcgtggtggtggcagcatcatgctgaggagATGGATATGTAACGGGTTACAGATGTTTGGGTGGAATAACAAGGAAGACGTTTTTTGGGTCCATCTGGTGTTCCAACAGGACAGAGCTCGGTCCCGACCCGGTTCTGGAATGGATGAAACCGGCTAACATGAAGTTTGTGGGATGATCTATGGATTCTATATGAAAACCATGAATGAGACGTCAAACACTCAGCCAGGATTATCCCTGACATGTTATTGTGAGCACAGCTAGCTAGAGGTTAACGGCACTAACCCTAAAGTGGAAATCCTCAGCTTTAGTTAACGCAGTAACACAGCTGAAggtaatgctaaagcgctatcTGTACCAACATGGTAAATAGTGGAAGTATTTGTAACCTCTACTGGAATTTCTTCAGGCACTatgaatatatttcatgtttattctctggaaaggaaagaaaagtgtTAGAAAATCAAGCAGACAAACGGTCAGTTATTCAGTGTTGCTGTGCAGCAGTGAGGAATTGTCTCGTCTCTGTTTCAGGTTGGTACGAAGACTCGGTGTTCCACGTTAACGGCTTTGGATTCCCACCAACAGAACCTTCGTCTGCTACAAGGTCGGTGCAGCTGGACGTTAAAGTTTTCTTCCACCTCCTAGACTCTTTGCTGAAGTTTGCTCTAAATTCAGGGCCTACTACGGCAACATAAACTTCTTCGGCGGTCCGTCCTCCACCTCGGTTAAAGCTTCGTCCAAGctgaagcagctggaggaggagaacgaAGACGCCATGTTTGTGATCGTCTCTGACGTCTGGCTGGACAGCGTGGAAGTGATGGAGAAACTCAACGTCATGTTCTCAGGTCTGATTCTGCAGCTTCTCACAGTCACCACAGCATCACAGCCGCGTTATCGTCTTGCTCTTTCTCTAACAGGATATGCTGCTCTTGCGCCAACCTGCTTCATCTTTTGTGGAAACTTTTCCTCTGCTCCGTATGGAAAAACTCAGATTAAATCCCTCAGAGGTAAGAGCTGGTAGTTTGAGGAGCATagcagcaaaaatatatttctgtagtATGATAACGGATTTTTAAGAAACGGATAGATTAAGAAAAAATTCATTTCAAGAatgaatttagaaaattataaGCATAAAGACGTAACATTACGACAAAAAAGTCTTAACATAATGACAATAGTTATAATTAAACCAGAATAGTTGTAATATTTTGAGTATAAAGTCGAAATTTAATGacaaagttgtaataaaatCAGCATAGTCGTAATATTACTAGAGTAAAGTTTTAATATTGAGAAAGTCGTAATATtcataaattgtaattttaggataataatgttgtaaaattaccagaataaagttgtaataataagACTATacttgagattaaaaaaataataaaaatcttagttttgacctttaaactctGTCGTAAAATTTGACCAAGAATTAAGtttatggaaaaaatgtaatctatTATTTGTTCAGTTAATATATTGAACCATGTATTATTTGGTTTTGACTGATTTTTGAGCATTTCTTTACCTGCTATGTGTTTTTGTAGAATCATTAAAGACCCTGGCTGATATCATCTGTTCGTATCCCAGCATTCATAGCAGGTAGGGTCTTCCTGCTCCCACAGATCAGCCTGGGTTTTGCGTCTGAATCGGGTCgttaatgttaaatgtttttctgaacgTGTAGCAGTCGCTTTGTGTTTGTTCCTGGCCCGGAGGACCCCGGCCCCGGCACCATCCTGCCCAGGTACGCCTCCAGTCTGATCGCCTGTGCTCCTCTGAGCTGGACGCTGCTGAACTGAACCGTGTTTCCCTCAGGCCGCCGCTGGCAGATCAGATCACACAGGACTTCCAGCAGAGGGTGCCTGGCTCCGTGTTTACAACCAACCCATGCAGGTGAACAAACAGGACAAGACCTCACCTGGAGGGTCTCTGGTTGTTTTGCATGAAGTGACTGTAAAAATGTGATCTGGTCAGGATTCAATACTGCAGCCAAGAGATCGTCATCATGAGGGAAGATCTGGTCAACAAGATGTGCAGGAACTGCATCCGGCTGCCCAACAGTAACCTCGACATCCCAAATCATGTGAGTTTATTTTGTCAGAGGCAAATACAGAACCAAAATATTCACATCACTcaaagcttttcacattttgtcacatgaaaACCAACTCAAAGTGGCGCATAAAtcacaaatgttgcatttttacaaataaaaactcaatcaaactgttttaaagaaGTAACCTAattagaaaagaataaaaattcaGACTCCGTCCACAAAGACGCTAATGGTAGATTTTCATAAGTAATGTAGTAAGTATGCCAGGCCAGTAGGTGGCGCTGTAACATTGCCAAAGCATGAAAAAAACACTATGGGGCGCCATGTTTGTTAATTGTGAGAGTGACGTGtatagaaatgtttgttttgaagattttcCACTCTGAGACCCATTTTAAGAACTTGgtgctgaaatgattaatcaaatagtaattgattaatcgttaactggagcaaacagactcaaaaaaagagCGATGTCCTCTGTGTGGATGACGGCCTGTACGACAGGAAGCCTCTGTGTATGAACCTGAAGTCGTCTCCGGGTGGACGGGAGCTGGAAGAGAGCTGTAACTTCTGCTGGGGGGATTTCTGCAAACTGCTGAGTCAggggggctgaatacaaatatacaccacacttttcagattttatccaTTAACACCATGAATAATTTAACTTCTACTACTTTATGTTGTTCTGTCtcttaaaatcacaataaaatacactcaACTTTATAAATGAAAAGTAGAGGTGTTGCTGTTGAAGCTCCTCCATGTTGGTTCCATTTCCACTGAaacatcttcctcctccttctcttcatcctcctcttcctcctctttctcttcctcctctttctcttcctcttcctctccagttTGTGAAGACCGTCCTGTCCCAGGGCCACCtgactcctcttcctctctacGTCAGTCCGGTTTTCTGGGCCTACGACTACTCCCTGCGGGTCTACCCTGTGCCCGACGTCATCGTGTTCGCAGACAAGTACGACCCGTTCTCCATCTCCAGCACCGACTGCCTGTGTCTCAACCCGGTACCAAAAGACCAAAACGAGAAGTTTGcctcttttctttaaaagatgttttaattttagctgCTTCTTCTTTCCACCAGGGCTCGTTTCCTAGAAGCGGTTTCACGTTCAAGGTGTACTACCCATCCAACAGAACTGTTGAAGACAGGTGGGACACGTTGTTGTAGTTTTTGACTTTCTCCTTCAGACTCATgttcataactttatatttttgtcttcacaGCAAACTTCAGGGGCTTTAAGGAAAATCCTGAACCTGCCTGTTTCCCAGCCTTTGTATATTCCATTTGTGAAATAGTAGTAATCCATTTTGAATTTGGCTAGTAatcaaatactttatttttacgtttgttgtgtctaaataaaatttttattcactgaacttaaaatgatcagaatcCTTTTTATTCTAACATGAGAATTTTACTGCATATTGTTCAAGCAACAACAAGGTTTGAGCAAATCATATTTAATCTAATTAATTCTTTTCTCACTTGTGATAAATTTCAATTGCGAACTTAAAGAGAGTCAGgagtttttgtgattttggttATTTCTGTTAGATATGTAATTGTTTAACGTctttttattcctgctgttTATGTATTCTCATGTCATATGTGGTCATTTGGGTCTTTAACCTCTCCTGTATAGATGCTTCTCGTCtgccttttttattgtttaagaactataaattaaaaataaaaaagaactcCTTTGACtcgacttttattttgaaagtattGCTCTTGTAATCACCTTGATGCTTATTTTTACATGCCTTTCCCACTAACTCTTATTTTTGGATGTTATACGACAactcacaaagaaaaaaagacttttaaaagcACCAAAATATTGCGATTTTTATAGATGTTCTGAATGTCTGTAACTCTGACAATTTGAGACGATCTGCAGCCTCGTTTCCGCTTGAAAAGTGGGTTATGTCCGGTCTGAATATAAGCTCAGAAATTGAGGATTGTTTTGAGTATTTCAGATAAGATACAACCTTTAAGGTAAGTTTGTGGCTAATGTGTTTATAGCTGGAGCAGGCCTGTCACATATTGggtcaaaaatcaaaacagacacGGCTAATAATAGCTTAGCTCGGTGCTAATTTATCGAAATGTTTTGGAACTTGGACCGAAAATGACAAACGGCTGCCGCTTGATTTATTGCTCTGTCTTTTAAAGTCGTTAAGAATAAAAGTGCAAACTACTAAGGTCAGATTTTACGCTTATTTTGTTAGGTTTACCAGCAGCTAAACGGGCTTTACACTCTGAATATTTAAGCTTTTAAAGAGGGTCAGCTGTTGGTTTAGCTGCTGTTAGCTAGCACCTAACAACGTCAGGTTAATTAGTTGAAAAAGCCGCAAAATGAATGCATCTTTTgttgaatcaatcaatcaaacgcaaagaaaatatatgaaCATTACAAACTTTAACATGAGTGTGTTACTGTAGTCTCGATGaggttggggttttttctataaagtttaacaattttggaattgatttggctttatgttttaattctgACCCAATCAGgactcattttctgttttctaggAGAAGGTACCATATTTTCTAATGTTGTAGGATTTCTAATACTCTGTAAAAAGGTTCTCTGGATCCTAGGAACCAAACAAAAGCCCACAAATTCACACatcctgattatttttgtttttagacatttttggGCAGCATTCCCATAATTGTACACCGGCATGACATGTttttactctagtaaaagtaagaagtagctaagaaattactcaagagtaaaaaaaatatgagtgcATGATTAGAATgtctaatttaatatttaaaaattcagtcatcagacagacaaaaatatagTTATGtgcaaattctggtattttaccataaatctCATTAAGCCAATATTTGCTGTATGTTAGAACAGGGTAAAGTGCTTCCagtgacaaaatataatatttactatatatttgtttttatcctgAAGTTATTCAGCAGgtagaaaataacaacaaagcttgtataaaaacaagatgtctcctgcatgttttcattcagtgaagttactctgTGGGTTGAAATCCAAAACTTCTGCTCAAGTAAAATGAGCGATACTTCATTATATTAAAACATACAGTGcacaaaaagtatatttttcccaaaaaaacaactcaagtaATTGTAAGTGGTTATAGGGAGACGCTGTCATGGCAGAGAGGGAGGCAGGCATGGAGGACGACGCCGGAAATCTGCCGGCCAGAGATGGCGATGACGGGGAGGACGAGGCTTTCTGGGGGGGGACCAGGGGGGACGAGGACGAACAGCCAGGGGCCCATCAGCCGGGGGACGAGGACCAACAGCCGGGGGACGAGGACCAACAGCCGGGGGACGAGGACCATCAGCCGGGGGACGAGGACCATCAGCCGGGGGACGAGGACGACGAGGAGGCGCCAGAGTCTTTTGAGCTGGACACTCCGGCAGAGCGCAGCGGCCACATAGCTGTCGTTGATAGAAATATTATGTATGTGTGGGGTGGATACAAGGTAGGAGCTGAACGCCATAATCACACTTTCAgtcattattttagttttgtgaatcacattctgttttgtttttttaaaacaagaatggCCAAAATCATGGATCCTTTGATTTATACCTGCCCAGAAATGAGGTGTGGACCTACAACATGGAGTCAGGAGTTTGGTGAGGAAATAAACGGTGGACTTCCTGTCGTCGTTTCCATGGCTGCTGCAGttaaaacatcctaaaaacGGTTGCACGTGTCTGCAGGATGAAGCATGTCGCCGGAGGGAACCTGCACACGTCCATGTCCGGCAGCTGTGGGACGTGTCTGGATGGGGTCCTCTACCTGTTCGGGGGCCATCATGccagaggaaacacaaacagggTATGAGAGAACAACTAATCAATTCATCCCATGATAAGTTAAAACGAGCTCaataatttgattgtttttctcgTTTCTTTCTACCTAAAACTGGATGATGACAGTCTTTGGTCTCTGTTTACCTTACGCTTTTTGGAGGATCGTTTTACTCACAGAGATTTCAgtctccattttatttgttgtttatgtttaaaatgtcttccagtgccattgttaaaaatgaaaggttATTAATCTTTAAGAAGATGCACCTACATTATTATGCCAGTACTATAATATTTCTCAAAATGGTCTGAAAATAATATTATGATGTATCGCAGTAACTCCTGGGCCAAAATGTGTCATGAAAGGCCTTGTTGAGTGTTTAAAAGCAGCACCGGTCCTGTTTTCCTCCCAGATCTACCGTCTGCCTCTCAGGGCGCCCAGCCTGGTGTGGGAGGAAATGAGGGACCTGAAAGGACTTCCTCCGTCCTCCAAGGACAAGCTGGGATGCTGGGTCCACAAGAACAGGTGACGTCTTCCTTCCCCTGGCCGTGTTACCGGGTTTGTTTCTCCTGGATGATGTGATTTCTTTATCGTTTACATTTGCAGACTGATTTTCTTCGGTGGCTACGGCTACACTCCCCAGGGATCTCATCGAGGGACGTTCGAGACAGATGAAACGTCTTCTCTTATGGTCTGTGGACTGATAACAGCATCAGATGTAGAAGATAAGCTCCTCCTTTTCCAGAGGTTCtttgaatgtatttatatttatttgtattttgtgcaTCAGTGGGACAGTCCTGAACGAGGCTGGAACAACCACATCCATGTCCTGGACCTGGACACGTCAGCATGGAGTCAACCCATCACTCAGGTGAAGATGCGCAGCAGCGCCACCTTATGGGCATTAATGCAAACTGGGGATGAACGATGCACCTGCAGTGACTCTTGTAGAGgtagaataaagaaaaagaatcaagaaagagtaaaaaagcaagaaagaaagagaaaaaatgatgACATTTATTTCTATAGACCAGAGAATCGAAGTCGACCCGGTTTGTCAGAGAGTTTCATCCCCATTAAAGAGCCATTACAGTGATTGAGTGGTTCtgggtggttctggtggttctgggtggttctggtggttctgagtGTTCCTGTCGGCGTGTTTCAGGGGAACACGCCGTCCCCCAGAGCAGCTCACGCGTGTGCCACGGTGGGAAACCGAGGTTACATATTTGGAGGGCGATTCAAGGTGAGCTCTGCTCTGCTCCGTCCAgagtctgaatgttttctgaCTTTCTTTATCCACAACATCAATAAAACGTTAAGATCATAAATCCTTCAGATGAGCCATTTAAACTGTCTGAGTTGAAGGTTTACTGGggatgtttggttttaattatgtaaaaatagtCAAATTGAGTTACAGAAATGCAAACATTCGATATATTTTTGCTCCGATCCTCCCAAACActcttattgtttttctccagaattACAGACTGAATGATTTGTACTACATCAACCTGGAGACGTGGGAGTGGCATGAAATGTAAGTTTGAACCTGGACTGTGATCAAAACtagtgattattttagttattgattaatctgaCTATTAATAGGATAAAAAAACTGCCTCATTTCATTGATTATTCATGTACACCTTTTATAtgtaatattagaaatgcaataaaagatgcaaataaatgattcaatttattgt
This is a stretch of genomic DNA from Gambusia affinis linkage group LG16, SWU_Gaff_1.0, whole genome shotgun sequence. It encodes these proteins:
- the pole2 gene encoding DNA polymerase epsilon subunit 2 isoform X1, which translates into the protein MDVSRKIKTKVSTGFKMRGLILRPEASRYLVEVLESVDSSELDDVVEKVLDAVEKQPLSSNMIELSVVESAVQDCTQAGDDTIDNVFNIIGAFDVPRYIYSVERKKFVPISMTGHPAPGLCGLARDKAELFRERYTVLQQRTHRHELFTPPAIGAAVVEGQNKFQLRTIEALLGSTAKLGEVIVLGMITQLKEGKFYLEDPSGTVQLDMSKAQFHSGLYTESCFVLAEGWYEDSVFHVNGFGFPPTEPSSATRAYYGNINFFGGPSSTSVKASSKLKQLEEENEDAMFVIVSDVWLDSVEVMEKLNVMFSGYAALAPTCFIFCGNFSSAPYGKTQIKSLRESLKTLADIICSYPSIHSSSRFVFVPGPEDPGPGTILPRPPLADQITQDFQQRVPGSVFTTNPCRIQYCSQEIVIMREDLVNKMCRNCIRLPNSNLDIPNHFVKTVLSQGHLTPLPLYVSPVFWAYDYSLRVYPVPDVIVFADKARFLEAVSRSRCTTHPTELLKTANFRGFKENPEPACFPAFVYSICEIVVIHFEFG
- the pole2 gene encoding DNA polymerase epsilon subunit 2 isoform X2 → MDVSRKIKTKVSTGFKMRGLILRPEASRYLVEVLESVDSSELDDVVEKVLDAVEKQPLSSNMIELSVVESAVQDCTQAGDDTIDNVFNIIGAFDVPRYIYSVERKKFVPISMTGHPAPGLCGLARDKAELFRERYTVLQQRTHRHELFTPPAIGAAVVEGQNKFQLRTIEALLGSTAKLGEVIVLGMITQLKEGKFYLEDPSGTVQLDMSKAQFHSGLYTESCFVLAEGWYEDSVFHVNGFGFPPTEPSSATRAYYGNINFFGGPSSTSVKASSKLKQLEEENEDAMFVIVSDVWLDSVEVMEKLNVMFSGYAALAPTCFIFCGNFSSAPYGKTQIKSLRESLKTLADIICSYPSIHSSSRFVFVPGPEDPGPGTILPRPPLADQITQDFQQRVPGSVFTTNPCRIQYCSQEIVIMREDLVNKMCRNCIRLPNSNLDIPNHFVKTVLSQGHLTPLPLYVSPVFWAYDYSLRVYPVPDVIVFADKYDPFSISSTDCLCLNPGSFPRSGFTFKVYYPSNRTVEDSKLQGL
- the klhdc2 gene encoding kelch domain-containing protein 2, producing MAEREAGMEDDAGNLPARDGDDGEDEAFWGGTRGDEDEQPGAHQPGDEDQQPGDEDQQPGDEDHQPGDEDHQPGDEDDEEAPESFELDTPAERSGHIAVVDRNIMYVWGGYKNGQNHGSFDLYLPRNEVWTYNMESGVWMKHVAGGNLHTSMSGSCGTCLDGVLYLFGGHHARGNTNRIYRLPLRAPSLVWEEMRDLKGLPPSSKDKLGCWVHKNRLIFFGGYGYTPQGSHRGTFETDETSSLMWDSPERGWNNHIHVLDLDTSAWSQPITQGNTPSPRAAHACATVGNRGYIFGGRFKNYRLNDLYYINLETWEWHEMSVPQHPVGRSWHSFTPVSPDHIFLFGGFTTERETLSDAWLYCVSRNDWKPFKHSYTLSPRLWHTACSGPDGEVFVFGGCANNLLSHQRAAHSNELLIFNVQPKSLVGFCMEAVLQHRERLSSHWDCLPKHLLHSLKQRMSRVNTLGS